From the Streptomyces pluripotens genome, one window contains:
- a CDS encoding WXG100 family type VII secretion target: MGVNNSGELEVSYHGLDETATQLANHARRLEESLEAIQHKVASVASMWEGEAHHAYTEQQAAWDREAKGIHEALAAIGRVVHAAGGDYQGGDRKAASYFM, translated from the coding sequence ATGGGTGTCAACAACAGCGGTGAGCTGGAAGTCTCGTATCACGGTCTCGATGAGACCGCGACCCAGCTGGCCAACCACGCGCGGCGGCTTGAGGAAAGTCTTGAGGCGATCCAGCACAAGGTCGCCAGTGTCGCCAGCATGTGGGAGGGCGAGGCCCACCACGCTTACACCGAACAGCAGGCCGCGTGGGACCGCGAGGCCAAGGGCATTCACGAGGCCCTGGCCGCCATCGGCCGGGTCGTGCACGCGGCCGGCGGTGACTACCAGGGCGGCGACCGGAAGGCCGCGAGCTACTTCATGTGA
- a CDS encoding WXG100 family type VII secretion target: protein MAMQRQKVSDKDIIALEKELLHRFEGVKGQLKELQAIIDGLEGHWKGIGAGAFNAKQTEINERMVRIGNILAKFIEAMNTTRKIKDSTESEVRSQVQSIDVDFGGSHSALSSY from the coding sequence ATGGCGATGCAGCGCCAGAAGGTAAGCGACAAGGACATCATCGCCCTTGAAAAGGAGCTTCTGCACCGATTCGAGGGTGTCAAGGGCCAGCTCAAGGAGCTGCAGGCCATCATCGACGGCCTCGAAGGCCACTGGAAGGGCATCGGCGCCGGCGCTTTCAACGCCAAGCAGACCGAGATCAACGAGCGCATGGTTCGGATCGGCAACATCCTCGCCAAGTTCATCGAGGCCATGAACACCACCCGGAAGATCAAGGACAGCACCGAGAGCGAGGTCCGTTCCCAGGTCCAGAGCATCGACGTGGACTTCGGGGGTTCGCACTCCGCGCTGTCCAGCTACTGA